One genomic window of Pseudomonas aeruginosa includes the following:
- a CDS encoding FAD-binding oxidoreductase, whose amino-acid sequence MTREALIESLKPLVEPGKLLDDAASLDAYGKDWTKHFAPAPLAIVFPKSVEQVQAIVRWANQHKVGLVPSGGRTGLSAAAVAANGEVVVAFDYMNRILDFNAFDRTVVCQPGVVTKQLQTFAEENGLYYPVDFASSGSSQIGGNIGTNAGGIKVIRYGMTRNWVAGMKVVTGKGDLLELNKDLIKNATGYDMRQLFIGAEGTLGFVVEATMRLERTPKNLTAMVLGTPDFDSIMPVLHAFQSKLDLTAFEFFSDKALAKVLARGDVPRAFETDCPFYALLEFEATTEEVANEALATFEHCVEQGWVLDGVMSQSEQQLQNLWKLREYISETISHWTPYKNDISVTVSRVPAFLKDIDAIVEANYPDFEVVWFGHIGDGNLHLNILKPENLGKDEFFAKCATVNKWVFETVEKYNGSISAEHGVGMTKRDYLTYTRSETEIAYMKALRAVFDPNGIMNPGKIFAE is encoded by the coding sequence ATGACCCGCGAAGCCCTGATCGAATCGCTCAAGCCCCTGGTCGAGCCTGGCAAGCTGCTCGACGACGCCGCCTCCCTGGACGCCTACGGCAAGGACTGGACCAAGCATTTCGCCCCTGCGCCGCTGGCCATCGTGTTCCCCAAGAGCGTCGAGCAGGTCCAGGCGATCGTCCGCTGGGCCAACCAGCACAAGGTCGGTCTGGTCCCGTCGGGCGGTCGTACCGGGCTCTCCGCCGCGGCCGTGGCGGCCAACGGCGAAGTCGTGGTGGCCTTCGACTACATGAACCGGATACTCGACTTCAATGCCTTCGACCGCACCGTAGTCTGCCAGCCGGGCGTGGTTACCAAGCAACTGCAGACCTTCGCCGAGGAAAACGGCCTGTACTACCCGGTTGACTTCGCTTCTTCCGGTTCCAGCCAGATCGGCGGCAATATCGGCACCAATGCCGGCGGGATCAAGGTCATTCGCTACGGCATGACCCGTAACTGGGTGGCCGGGATGAAGGTCGTCACCGGCAAGGGCGACCTGCTCGAGCTGAACAAGGACCTGATCAAGAACGCCACCGGCTACGATATGCGCCAGCTGTTCATCGGCGCCGAAGGCACCCTGGGCTTCGTGGTCGAGGCGACCATGCGCCTGGAGCGCACGCCGAAGAACCTCACCGCTATGGTCCTCGGCACGCCCGACTTCGACTCGATCATGCCGGTGCTGCATGCCTTCCAGAGCAAGCTCGACCTGACCGCCTTCGAGTTCTTCTCCGACAAGGCCCTGGCCAAGGTCCTGGCCCGTGGCGACGTACCGCGGGCGTTCGAAACCGACTGCCCGTTCTACGCCCTGCTGGAGTTCGAGGCGACCACCGAGGAAGTCGCCAACGAGGCGCTGGCCACCTTCGAGCACTGCGTCGAGCAGGGCTGGGTGCTGGACGGGGTGATGAGCCAGAGCGAGCAGCAGTTGCAGAACCTGTGGAAGCTGCGCGAGTACATCTCCGAGACCATCTCCCACTGGACGCCGTACAAGAACGACATCTCGGTCACGGTTTCCCGGGTGCCCGCCTTCCTCAAGGACATCGACGCCATCGTCGAGGCCAACTACCCGGACTTCGAGGTGGTGTGGTTCGGCCACATCGGCGACGGCAACCTGCACCTGAACATCCTCAAGCCGGAAAACCTCGGCAAGGACGAGTTCTTCGCCAAGTGCGCGACCGTCAACAAGTGGGTGTTCGAGACCGTCGAGAAGTACAACGGCTCGATTTCCGCCGAGCATGGCGTGGGCATGACCAAGCGCGACTACTTGACCTACACCCGCTCGGAAACCGAAATTGCCTATATGAAGGCACTGAGGGCGGTGTTCGACCCCAACGGGATCATGAATCCCGGCAAGATCTTCGCCGAGTAG
- a CDS encoding fumarylacetoacetate hydrolase family protein codes for MSYQHQYIDGTPIHFPLGKLVCVGRNYAEHAKELNNPVPTEPLLFIKPGSCVVPVSGGLSLPQERGSVHYEAEIAVLIGKPLSRKPNREEVLDAISGYAPALDLTLREVQAKLKEKGLPWELAKSFDGAGVLSPFVNADQFPDPTDIGIRLTINGEVRQDGNSRDMLNPIVPLIQHIAGHFSLQAGDVVLTGTPSGVGPLNSGDELLLELPGASRFETRVL; via the coding sequence ATGAGTTACCAGCATCAATATATCGACGGCACCCCGATCCACTTCCCCCTGGGCAAGCTGGTCTGCGTCGGGCGCAACTACGCCGAACACGCCAAGGAACTGAACAACCCGGTTCCCACCGAGCCGCTGCTGTTCATCAAGCCCGGCTCCTGCGTGGTGCCGGTGAGCGGCGGGCTGAGCCTGCCGCAGGAGCGCGGCTCGGTACACTACGAGGCGGAAATCGCCGTGCTGATCGGCAAGCCGCTGTCGCGCAAGCCGAACCGCGAGGAGGTCCTCGACGCGATCTCCGGCTATGCGCCGGCGCTGGACCTGACCTTGCGCGAGGTCCAGGCGAAACTGAAGGAAAAGGGCCTGCCCTGGGAGCTGGCAAAGAGCTTCGATGGCGCCGGCGTGCTGTCGCCGTTCGTGAACGCCGACCAGTTTCCCGACCCGACCGACATCGGCATCCGCCTGACCATCAACGGCGAGGTGCGCCAGGACGGCAACAGCCGCGACATGCTCAATCCGATCGTGCCGCTGATCCAGCACATCGCCGGGCATTTCTCGCTACAGGCCGGCGATGTGGTGCTGACCGGCACGCCGTCCGGGGTCGGGCCGCTGAACAGCGGCGACGAGTTGCTGCTCGAATTGCCGGGCGCCAGCCGTTTCGAGACCCGCGTGCTCTGA
- a CDS encoding SdiA-regulated domain-containing protein, whose protein sequence is MPFHGDAQENTWPNSRASPMSLASKLPRFRWLLPAFVVLVGVVLTIVMHWDDRAGLWWKESQASQQQRDESIWLPGYRVVIDAKPLQGLEEEETSDLAYNPATRTLFTVTGKRPLLVELSLTGDVLRTIPLLGLSNPEGVAVLENGNVAVTDERRNTLTIFHVDPQTAELSTKSLAEFPLGNIGKKNKGFEGIAWDPRQQRLLLSKERDPMTLFSWKSDGGPSLSGAMTALPSDDLYMRNVSALSVDPRTGHTLVLSAESHLLLELDEKGEPVSFISLLGGFNGLDSKIPRAEGVAIDDEGTIYMVSEPNLFYVFRKKSGERLATSDAD, encoded by the coding sequence ATGCCCTTTCATGGCGACGCCCAAGAAAACACCTGGCCAAACAGTCGAGCCTCGCCCATGTCCCTTGCCTCCAAGCTTCCCCGTTTCCGCTGGCTGCTGCCGGCGTTCGTCGTGCTCGTCGGCGTGGTGCTGACCATCGTCATGCATTGGGACGATCGCGCCGGCCTTTGGTGGAAGGAAAGCCAGGCCAGCCAGCAGCAGCGCGACGAAAGCATCTGGCTGCCGGGCTATCGGGTGGTGATCGACGCCAAGCCGTTGCAGGGCCTGGAGGAGGAAGAAACCTCGGACCTGGCCTACAACCCGGCAACCAGGACCCTGTTCACCGTTACCGGCAAGCGGCCGCTGCTGGTGGAGCTGTCGCTCACCGGCGACGTGCTGCGCACCATCCCGCTGCTCGGCCTGAGCAATCCCGAAGGCGTGGCGGTGCTGGAGAACGGCAACGTCGCGGTGACCGACGAGCGCCGCAATACCCTGACCATCTTCCATGTCGACCCGCAGACCGCCGAGCTGAGCACCAAGAGCCTGGCCGAATTCCCGCTGGGCAATATCGGCAAGAAGAACAAGGGCTTCGAGGGCATCGCCTGGGATCCGCGCCAGCAGCGTCTGTTGCTGAGCAAGGAGCGCGATCCGATGACCCTGTTCAGCTGGAAGAGCGACGGCGGGCCGAGCCTGAGCGGGGCGATGACCGCGCTACCGAGCGACGACCTGTACATGCGCAACGTCTCGGCCCTCAGCGTCGACCCGCGTACCGGCCATACCCTGGTGCTGTCGGCCGAATCGCATCTGCTGCTGGAGCTGGACGAGAAGGGCGAGCCGGTCAGCTTCATCAGCCTGCTCGGCGGCTTCAACGGCCTGGACAGCAAGATCCCGCGCGCCGAAGGGGTGGCCATCGACGACGAGGGCACCATCTACATGGTCAGCGAGCCGAACCTGTTCTACGTGTTCCGCAAGAAGAGCGGCGAGCGCCTGGCCACCAGCGACGCCGATTAA
- a CDS encoding NirD/YgiW/YdeI family stress tolerance protein yields MKLRHLPLIAAIGLFSTVTLAAGYTGPGATPTTTTVKAALEAADDTPVVLQGTIVKRIKGDIYEFRDATGSMKVEIDDEDFPPMEINDKTRVKLTGEVDRDLVGREIDVEFVEVIK; encoded by the coding sequence ATGAAACTTCGTCACCTGCCCCTCATCGCTGCCATCGGCCTGTTCTCCACCGTCACCCTGGCCGCCGGCTATACCGGCCCGGGCGCTACCCCGACCACCACCACGGTGAAGGCCGCGCTGGAAGCCGCCGACGACACCCCGGTGGTCCTCCAGGGCACCATCGTCAAGCGCATCAAGGGCGACATCTACGAGTTCCGCGATGCCACCGGCAGCATGAAGGTCGAGATCGACGACGAAGACTTCCCGCCGATGGAAATCAACGACAAGACCCGGGTCAAGCTGACCGGCGAAGTCGACCGCGACCTGGTCGGCCGCGAGATCGACGTCGAGTTCGTCGAAGTGATCAAGTAA
- the aphB gene encoding acetylpolyamine amidohydrolase AphB, which yields MLTIYSDDHRLHHGRHELIGGQFTPCFEKPSRADMVLDRVKAVGLGEVRAPRDFGLEPIRRVHSEGFVRFLQNAWQDWLATGRSHDMLPIAWPTRRLRQTEPDNIDGRLGYYSFDAGAPITAGTWQAITSSANVALSGQSELANGARSVFSLCRPPGHHAAADYMGGYCFFNNAAIAAQAFLDRGAGRVAILDVDYHHGNGTQDIFYDRADVLFTSIHGDPRFEYPYFLGYADEKGNGVGTGYNFNYPLAAGSDWATWSQALQAAIRQIQAYAADVLIVSLGVDTFKEDPISQFRLDSPDYLRMGEAIGKLGLATLFVMEGGYAVEEIGINAVNVLQGFEGVHR from the coding sequence GGTCCTCGACCGCGTGAAGGCCGTCGGCCTCGGCGAAGTCCGCGCACCGCGCGACTTCGGCCTGGAACCGATCCGCCGGGTGCACAGCGAGGGTTTCGTGCGTTTCCTGCAGAACGCCTGGCAGGACTGGCTGGCCACCGGCCGCAGCCACGACATGCTGCCGATCGCCTGGCCGACCCGGCGCCTGCGGCAGACGGAGCCGGACAACATCGACGGTCGCCTCGGCTACTACTCCTTCGACGCCGGCGCGCCGATCACCGCCGGGACCTGGCAGGCGATCACCAGTTCGGCCAACGTCGCCCTCAGCGGCCAGTCCGAACTCGCCAACGGCGCGCGCTCGGTATTTTCGCTCTGTCGCCCGCCGGGCCACCACGCCGCGGCCGACTACATGGGCGGCTATTGCTTCTTCAACAATGCCGCCATCGCCGCCCAGGCCTTCCTCGACCGGGGCGCCGGGCGGGTGGCGATCCTCGACGTCGACTACCACCATGGCAACGGCACCCAGGACATCTTCTACGACCGCGCCGATGTGCTGTTCACCTCGATCCACGGCGATCCGCGCTTCGAATACCCCTATTTCCTCGGCTACGCCGACGAGAAGGGCAACGGCGTCGGCACCGGCTACAACTTCAACTACCCACTGGCGGCCGGCAGCGACTGGGCGACCTGGAGCCAGGCGCTGCAGGCGGCGATCCGGCAGATCCAGGCCTATGCGGCGGACGTCCTGATCGTTTCCCTGGGGGTGGATACCTTCAAGGAGGACCCGATTTCCCAGTTCCGCCTGGACAGCCCCGACTACCTGCGCATGGGCGAAGCCATCGGCAAGCTCGGCCTGGCCACGCTGTTCGTGATGGAGGGAGGCTACGCGGTGGAGGAAATCGGGATCAACGCGGTGAACGTGCTACAGGGTTTCGAAGGGGTTCACCGGTAA